In Rhodamnia argentea isolate NSW1041297 chromosome 11, ASM2092103v1, whole genome shotgun sequence, one genomic interval encodes:
- the LOC115736354 gene encoding sugar transporter ERD6-like 4 isoform X1: MSAIEDAEEDRDLRKPFLHTGSWYKMQGMGSSQSSVTASAQILRDGSVSVLLCVLIVALGPIQFGFSCGYSSPTEEDIMSDLDLSLSQYSIFGSLVNVGAMIGAITSGQIAEYIGRKGSLMIAAVPNILGWLAISFAKDSSFLYMGRLLTGFGVGVISYTVPVYIAEISPQNMRGTLGSVNQLSITMGLLLAYIFGLFLNWRILAIFGALPCIILIPGLFFIPESPRWLAKMGLTEDFEASLQVLRGFDTDISLEVNEIKRSVASTSKRTTIRFAELKRKRYWFPLMVGIGLLVLQQLSGINGVLFYSTTIFESAGISSSNVASVGVGVIQVLATGVTTWLLDKAGRRLLLIVRMTKFSLKLRFSKTRSNWVFKSFLQISSSAMTLSLLFVAVAFYIESSASEDSKLYSIMGILALVGLVAFVVSFSLGVGAIPWLIMSEILPLNIKGLAGSVAVLANWITSGVITMTANLLLDWSTGGTFTIYTVVAACTVVFVTLLVPETKGRTLEEIQSSFR, from the exons ATGAGCGCCATTGAAGACGCCGAGGAAGATAGGGACCTGAGGAAGCCGTTCCTCCACACGGGGAGCTGGTACAAGATGCAGGGGATGGGGTCGAGCCAGTCCAGCGTCACCGCATCGGCGCAGATCCTCCGCGACGGATCCGTCTCCGTCCTCCTCTGCGTCCTGATCGTCGCCCTAGGCCCTATTCAGTTCGGGTTCAGC TGTGGATATTCGTCTCCTACGGAGGAGGACATAATGAGCGACCTAGACCTTTCGCTCTCGCAG TATTCGATATTTGGTTCGTTGGTGAATGTGGGAGCTATGATTGGGGCAATCACGAGTGGCCAGATTGCTGAGTACATCGGTCGGAAAGGG TCTCTGATGATCGCTGCGGTCCCTAATATTTTAGGATGGCTGGCAATATCATTTGCTAAG GATTCCTCATTCTTGTACATGGGAAGGTTGTTGACGGGATTTGGTGTGGGTGTAATTTCTTATACG GTGCCGGTATATATAGCTGAGATATCGCCTCAGAACATGAGAGGAACCCTGGGATCTGTGAATCAG CTCTCAATTACAATGGGACTATTGTTGGCTTACATTTTCGGACTATTTCTCAATTGGAGGATCCTTGCTATCTTCG GGGCTCTTCCATGTATAATATTGATTCCTGGCTTATTTTTCATCCCAGAGTCTCCTCGATGGTTG GCCAAAATGGGTTTGACAGAGGACTTTGAAGCCTCTTTGCAGGTCCTTCGGGGATTTGATACTGATATTTCCCTTGAAGTTAATGAAATCAAG AGATCTGTTGCATCAACAAGCAAAAGAACAACGATCAGGTTTGCAGAGCTCAAGCGGAAAAGATATTGGTTTCCATTAATG GTAGGTATTGGACTTCTTGTGCTTCAGCAACTGAGTGGCATCAATGGTGTTTTATTCTATTCCACCACGATATTCGAAAGTGCAG GGATTTCTTCAAGTAATGTGGCAAGTGTTGGAGTTGGTGTTATCCAG GTTCTCGCCACTGGGGTTACTACTTGGCTCCTGGATAAAGCAGGCCGAAGGCTGCTTCTAATAGTGCGTATGACCAAATTCTCACTAAAGTTGAGATTCTCTAAAACACGCTCAAATTGGGTATTTAAATCGTTTTTGCAGATATCCTCATCTGCAATGACTTTGAGCCTTCTTTTTGTGGCTGTAGCATTTTATATAGAG AGTTCTGCTTCAGAAGACTCTAAATTATACAGCATAATGGGAATATTGGCCCTGGTTGGGCTTGTG GCTTTTGTTGTTTCCTTCTCTCTGGGAGTGGGAGCTATTCCATGGCTTATCATGTCTGAG ATTCTTCCATTGAATATTAAGGGCCTTGCCGGCAGTGTAGCAGTGTTGGCAAACTGGATAACATCGGGGGTAATCACAATGACTGCAAACTTACTGTTGGATTGGAGCACTGGag GTACCTTCACAATCTACACAGTCGTGGCTGCTTGCACTGTTGTCTTTGTGACACTCTTGGTCCCAGAAACTAAGGGAAGAACTCTGGAAGAGATTCAGTCGTCGTTCCGATGA
- the LOC115736354 gene encoding sugar transporter ERD6-like 6 isoform X2: MSAIEDAEEDRDLRKPFLHTGSWYKMQGMGSSQSSVTASAQILRDGSVSVLLCVLIVALGPIQFGFSCGYSSPTEEDIMSDLDLSLSQYSIFGSLVNVGAMIGAITSGQIAEYIGRKGSLMIAAVPNILGWLAISFAKDSSFLYMGRLLTGFGVGVISYTVPVYIAEISPQNMRGTLGSVNQLSITMGLLLAYIFGLFLNWRILAIFGALPCIILIPGLFFIPESPRWLAKMGLTEDFEASLQVLRGFDTDISLEVNEIKRSVASTSKRTTIRFAELKRKRYWFPLMVGIGLLVLQQLSGINGVLFYSTTIFESAGISSSNVASVGVGVIQVLATGVTTWLLDKAGRRLLLIISSSAMTLSLLFVAVAFYIESSASEDSKLYSIMGILALVGLVAFVVSFSLGVGAIPWLIMSEILPLNIKGLAGSVAVLANWITSGVITMTANLLLDWSTGGTFTIYTVVAACTVVFVTLLVPETKGRTLEEIQSSFR, from the exons ATGAGCGCCATTGAAGACGCCGAGGAAGATAGGGACCTGAGGAAGCCGTTCCTCCACACGGGGAGCTGGTACAAGATGCAGGGGATGGGGTCGAGCCAGTCCAGCGTCACCGCATCGGCGCAGATCCTCCGCGACGGATCCGTCTCCGTCCTCCTCTGCGTCCTGATCGTCGCCCTAGGCCCTATTCAGTTCGGGTTCAGC TGTGGATATTCGTCTCCTACGGAGGAGGACATAATGAGCGACCTAGACCTTTCGCTCTCGCAG TATTCGATATTTGGTTCGTTGGTGAATGTGGGAGCTATGATTGGGGCAATCACGAGTGGCCAGATTGCTGAGTACATCGGTCGGAAAGGG TCTCTGATGATCGCTGCGGTCCCTAATATTTTAGGATGGCTGGCAATATCATTTGCTAAG GATTCCTCATTCTTGTACATGGGAAGGTTGTTGACGGGATTTGGTGTGGGTGTAATTTCTTATACG GTGCCGGTATATATAGCTGAGATATCGCCTCAGAACATGAGAGGAACCCTGGGATCTGTGAATCAG CTCTCAATTACAATGGGACTATTGTTGGCTTACATTTTCGGACTATTTCTCAATTGGAGGATCCTTGCTATCTTCG GGGCTCTTCCATGTATAATATTGATTCCTGGCTTATTTTTCATCCCAGAGTCTCCTCGATGGTTG GCCAAAATGGGTTTGACAGAGGACTTTGAAGCCTCTTTGCAGGTCCTTCGGGGATTTGATACTGATATTTCCCTTGAAGTTAATGAAATCAAG AGATCTGTTGCATCAACAAGCAAAAGAACAACGATCAGGTTTGCAGAGCTCAAGCGGAAAAGATATTGGTTTCCATTAATG GTAGGTATTGGACTTCTTGTGCTTCAGCAACTGAGTGGCATCAATGGTGTTTTATTCTATTCCACCACGATATTCGAAAGTGCAG GGATTTCTTCAAGTAATGTGGCAAGTGTTGGAGTTGGTGTTATCCAG GTTCTCGCCACTGGGGTTACTACTTGGCTCCTGGATAAAGCAGGCCGAAGGCTGCTTCTAATA ATATCCTCATCTGCAATGACTTTGAGCCTTCTTTTTGTGGCTGTAGCATTTTATATAGAG AGTTCTGCTTCAGAAGACTCTAAATTATACAGCATAATGGGAATATTGGCCCTGGTTGGGCTTGTG GCTTTTGTTGTTTCCTTCTCTCTGGGAGTGGGAGCTATTCCATGGCTTATCATGTCTGAG ATTCTTCCATTGAATATTAAGGGCCTTGCCGGCAGTGTAGCAGTGTTGGCAAACTGGATAACATCGGGGGTAATCACAATGACTGCAAACTTACTGTTGGATTGGAGCACTGGag GTACCTTCACAATCTACACAGTCGTGGCTGCTTGCACTGTTGTCTTTGTGACACTCTTGGTCCCAGAAACTAAGGGAAGAACTCTGGAAGAGATTCAGTCGTCGTTCCGATGA
- the LOC115736352 gene encoding sugar transporter ERD6-like 6 has protein sequence MPCIKGGWRQGWSIHLPFLLLLLSPTPNSQRDDPRFPVTIYLAPSSSIAIEDAEGRTRSASSSSSSISESFDMSAIEDAAAEDERDLRKPLLHPGIWYVMKGKGSSRSSSLSGPAQVLRNGSFSALLCVLIVALGPIQFGFACGYSSPTEDDIISDLGLSLSEYSIFGSLVNVGAMIGAIISGQMAEYVGRKGSLMIAAVPNVIGWLLISFAEDSFFLYTGRLLGGFGVGVISYVVPVYIAEISPDDMRGNLGSVNQLSVTIGTLLAYLFGLFVNWRILAILGSLPCIILIPGLFFIPESPRWLAKRDLRKELEASLRVLRGFDTDISHEVNEIKTSVASTSERTTIRFAELKQKRYWFPLMVGVGLLILRQLSGINGVLFYSTTIFENAGISSSDVATVGVGAIQVIATGATTWLPDKTGRRLLLIVSSSAMTLSLLVVAVAFYIESSASEDSKLYSIMGILSVVGLVALVVAFSVGMGPVPWVIVSEIFPADIKGLAGSMATLANWSTTWVVTLTANWMLDWSAGGTFTIYTAMAACTVVFVMLFVPETKGRTLDEIQSSFE, from the exons ATGCCATGCATAAAGGGGGGATGGAGACAAGGCTGGTCTATCCATCTTCCGTTCCTTCTTCTGCTTCTGTCCCCGACACCCAACAGTCAGAGAGACGACCCTCGTTTCCCCGTGACAATATATTTAGCCCCATCATCGTCCATAGCCATCGAAGACGCGGAGGGAAGAACGAGAAGCGCCAGCAGCAGCAGTAGCAGCATCTCCGAGAGCTTCGACATGAGCGCCATCGAGGATGCCGCCGCTGAGGACGAGAGGGACCTGAGGAAGCCTTTGCTCCACCCGGGGATCTGGTACGTGATGAAGGGGAAGGGGTCGAGCCGGTCCTCCAGCCTCTCCGGACCGGCGCAGGTCCTCCGCAACGGCTCCTTCTCCGCCCTCCTCTGCGTCCTGATCGTCGCCTTAGGCCCTATTCAGTTCGGATTCGCC TGCGGATATTCGTCTCCCACGGAGGACGACATAATAAGCGACCTCGGCCTTTCGCTCTCGGAG TATTCGATCTTCGGCTCGTTGGTGAACGTGGGAGCCATGATCGGGGCCATCATAAGCGGCCAGATGGCGGAGTACGTCGGCCGGAAAGGG TCGCTGATGATAGCCGCAGTCCCTAATGTTATAGGGTGGCTGCTAATATCATTTGCCGAG GATTCCTTCTTCTTATACACGGGAAGGTTGCTGGGAGGATTTGGTGTGGGTGTGATTTCTTATGTG GTGCCGGTATATATAGCCGAGATATCGCCTGATGATATGAGAGGAAACCTGGGATCTGTGAATCAG CTCTCGGTTACAATCGGAACATTGTTGGCTTACCTTTTTGGACTATTTGTCAACTGGAGGATCCTTGCTATCTTGG GGTCTCTGCCCTGTATAATATTGATTCCTGGCTTATTTTTCATCCCAGAGTCTCCTCGATGGTTG GCCAAAAGGGATTTGAGAAAGGAACTTGAAGCGTCTTTGCGCGTCCTGCGGGGATTTGATACCGATATTTCGCATGAAGTTAATGAAATCAAG ACATCTGTTGCATCAACAAGCGAAAGAACAACAATCAGGTTTGCAGAGCTCAAGCAGAAAAGATATTGGTTTCCTTTGATG GTAGGTGTTGGACTACTTATTCTCCGGCAACTCAGTGGCATCAACGGTGTTTTATTCTATTCCACAACAATATTCGAAAATGCAG GTATTTCTTCGAGTGATGTCGCGACTGTTGGAGTCGGCGCTATCCAG GTTATTGCCACTGGGGCTACCACTTGGCTTCCGGATAAGACAGGCCGACGGCTGCTTCTAATA GTATCCTCGTCCGCAATGACTCTGAGCCTTCTTGTTGTGGCGGTAGCATTCTATATTGAG AGTTCTGCTTCAGAAGACTCTAAACTATACAGCATAATGGGGATATTGTCGGTGGTTGGGCTTGTG GCTCTTGTGGTTGCCTTCTCTGTGGGAATGGGACCTGTCCCATGGGTTATCGTGTCTGAG ATTTTTCCGGCGGATATTAAGGGCCTCGCCGGCAGCATGGCGACGTTGGCAAACTGGTCAACAACGTGGGTGGTCACGTTGACAGCTAACTGGATGTTGGATTGGAGCGCCGgag GTACCTTCACAATCTACACAGCCATGGCTGCTTGTACTGTTGTCTTCGTGATGCTCTTTGTCCCAGAAACTAAGGGAAGGACTCTGGATGAGATCCAGTCGTCGTTTGAATGA